One Aegilops tauschii subsp. strangulata cultivar AL8/78 chromosome 7, Aet v6.0, whole genome shotgun sequence genomic window carries:
- the LOC109748746 gene encoding protein LAZ1, translating into MAMAMELADKLLLVLRSYSLPVWATIISGLFVAVSLSLSIYLLLNHLSAYKNPEEQKFLVGVVLMVPIYAIESYISLVNPTIGVDIEILRDGYEAFAMYCFGRYLVACLGGEDRTIEFLKKEGSSGSDAPLLGNASEERHVNHPFPMNYMLNPWPVGEWFYLVVKFGLVQYMIIKTICALLAVILESFGVYCEGEFKWNCGYSYTAMALNFSQSWALYCLVQFYAVIKDELAHIKPLAKFLTFKSIVFLTWWQGVAIALLSSWGLLRGPIAQELQFKSSIQDFIICIEMGFAAVIHLYVFPAKPYELMGDRYVGDVSVLGDYASVDCPLDPDEVKDSERPTKIRLPQPDDHVRCSTAIKESVRDVVLGGGEYIVNDLKFTVNHAVEPINEKIHQISQNMKKHDKDKTNDDSCIDSSRSLHRVISGIDDPLLNGSLSDNSGPKRARRQQRRRLGAGISGESSDHGLGGYEIRGHRWITKE; encoded by the exons ATGGCAATGGCAATGGAATTGGCCGACAAATTGCTCCTGGTGCTCCGGAGCTACTCACTGCCTGTTTGGGCCACCATCATCTCGGGGCTCTTCGTCGCCGTATCGCTCTCGCTGTCCATCTACTTGCTCTTGAACCACCTCTCCGCCTACAAGAACCCAGAG GAGCAGAAGTTCCTCGTCGGTGTCGTTCTGATGGTGCCGATATATGCAATCGAGTCG TATATATCATTGGTGAATCCAACAATTGGTGTAGATATTGAGATTCTGCGAGACGGCTACGAGGCATTCGCCATGTACTGTTTCGGGCGGTACCTAGTTGCGTGCTTAG GCGGAGAAGATAGGACGATTGAGTTTCTGAAGAAGGAGGGCAGTTCAGGTTCTGATGCACCACTTTTAGGCAATGCATCCGAAGAACGACATGTGAACCACCCTTTTCCGATGAATTACATGTTGAACCCATGGCCCGTTGGCGAATGGTTCTACTTGGTAGTTAAGTTTGGCCTTGTCCAATAT ATGATAATAAAGACAATATGTGCTCTTCTTGCGGTGATTCTTGAATCCTTTGGGGTGTACTGTGAAGGAGAGTTTAAATGGAACTGTGG GTACTCTTACACTGCCATGGCTCTCAATTTCAGTCAGTCATGGGCCTTATACTGTCTCGTTCAATTTTACGCCGTCATAAAGGACGAGCTAGCCCATATAAAGCCCCTAGCAAAGTTTCTGACATTCAAGTCTATTGTGTTCTTAACATGGTGGCAAGGTGTGGCAATAGCGTTGCTCTCCAGCTGGGGCTTGTTGAGAGGCCCTATAGCTCAAGAGTTGCAGTTCAAGTCCAGCATTCAGGACTTTATCATCTGCATAGAG ATGGGTTTTGCTGCTGTTATTCACCTGTACGTCTTCCCTGCCAAGCCATACGAGCTAATGGGCGATCGTTACGTTGGAGATGTTTCAGTTCTGGGAGACTACGCTTCAGTTGACTGCCCTCTAGATCCAGACGAAGTTAAAGATagcgagcgcccaaccaagattAGGCTTCCCCAGCCAGATGATCATGTCAGATGCTCCACTGCTATAAAAGAAAGCGTCCGCGATGTTGTACTCGGAGGAGGCGAATAT ATTGTGAACGACCTGAAGTTCACCGTCAACCACGCGGTGGAGCCGATCAACGAGAAGATCCACCAGATATCGCAGAACATGAAGAAGCACGATAAAGACAAAACAAACGACGACAGCTGCATCGACTCGTCGCGATCCCTGCACAGGGTGATCAGTGGGATCGACGACCCGCTCCTGAACGGGAGCCTCAGCGACAACAGCGGCCCCAAGAGAGCGCGGAGGCAGCAGCGCAGGAGGTTGGGTGCGGGGATCAGCGGCGAGAGCAGCGACCATGGGCTGGGCGGGTACGAGATCCGGGGACACAGGTGGATCACAAAGGAGTGA